In Nyctibius grandis isolate bNycGra1 chromosome 8, bNycGra1.pri, whole genome shotgun sequence, a single window of DNA contains:
- the ORC1 gene encoding origin recognition complex subunit 1 — protein sequence MNTRQQSKIIYSWYGKPMSSDRKLRTFQYKGILIKSERSRTETCIQLGEFILVEGENADQPFVAQLLDLYEDGAQQKRAVVQWFCRTTEIPQNKRKLLKREVSPQEVFFDQVSGFDTDIAVETIIKSVMVIPLHLGEELPVILNREQTFYVKQSWDGKCFKALSPDTFSKLKEANKKGGGIPNSSNSFIQSDIILPLKKETERVVQSATKPKNVELEIESKHSASKSSLAKERHSQRMANGIKTPTARKKLQLNSPTRSPKGRLLGHEVLELLDDDCDDVAPLEPSATKRKVKFTGILGSPPKIPCANDKSKSLFDTAEHWQSFSDIIRLSPYSKVKDSSEKAKHLNMKDDTISLIGHQELGSQSPVLTPYSRRTCAQKTKALIAEQISILNSLELNQEEDFLSSSDSSYCSSSEEEESDVLSTPEKKTKSSRTLSTPKSSRKSSVHTPAKTLKKTLLPGTPKTPRNATPEIPRRNHAAQKPASILEEARLRLHVSAVPESLPCREEEFQDIYNFVESKLIDGTGGCMYISGVPGTGKTATVHEVIRCLQQAAENDELPPFQFVEINGMKLTDPHQAYVQILELLTGQKVTATHAAVLLAKLFDTPGPKRKTTVLMVDELDLLWTRKQNVMYNLFDWPTQKHSKLIILAIANTMDLPERIMMNRVASRLGLTRMSFQPYTYKQLQQIISSRLNSMKAFEEDAIQLVSRKVAALSGDARRCLDICRRATEICEFASQKRTPGMVRMAHVTEAIDEMFSSPYINAIRNASLHEQIFLKAILAEFRRAGVEDATVQQVYHQHVALCRIEGMQSPTVSEIMAICSRLGACRLLLVESSNKYLHMRVQLNISQDDVMYALKDE from the exons ATGAACACCCGtcagcaaagcaaaattatCTACTCCTGGTATGGAAAACCCATGAGCTCAGACAGAAAACTGAGGACTTTCCAGTACAA AGGAATCCTTATTAAATCAGaaagaagcagaacagaaaccTGTATACAACTTGGCGAGTTTATTTTAGTAGAAGGGGAGAATGCAGATCAACCTTTTGTGGCACAGCTCCTGGATTTATATGAAGATg GTGCTCAGCAGAAACGTGCCGTTGTGCAGTGGTTCTGTCGTACTACAGAGATACCTCAGAATAAACGGAAACTGCTTAAAAGAGAGGTTTCTCCCCAAGAGGTGTTTTTTGATCAAGTTTCAGGCTTTGACACTGATATCGCTGTGGAGACCATTATTAAAAGCGTCATG gtAATACCACTACATCTGGGGGAGGAACTACCCGTTATATTAAACAGGGAGCAAACTTTCTATGTAAAACAGTCTTGGGATGGGAAGTGCTTTAAGGCTTTGTCCCCTGACACATTCTCTAAGCTGAAAGAAGCTAATAAGAAAGGAGGTGGCATCCCAAACTCTTCAAACTCATTTATTCAGTCGGACATCATTTTGCCCctgaaaaaagagacagagagagttGTTCAGAGTgctacaaaaccaaaaaacgtTGAGTTGGAAATAGAATCAAAACATTCTGCTTCCAAGTCCTCGCTCGCTAAGGAGAGACATTCACAAAGAATGGCTAATGGCATCAAAACTCCAACAGCAAGGAAGAAGTTACAGTTAAACA GTCCCACAAGATCTCCTAAAGGCAGGCTCCTGGGACATGAAGTTTTGGAACTTTTGGATGATGACTGTGATGATGTAGCACCATTAGAACCATCAGCTactaaaagaaaagtgaaattcaCTGGCATTTTAGGCTCACCACCAAAAATACCTTGTGCCAATGATAAGTCAAAGTCACTGTTTGATACTGCGGAGCACTGGCAGAGCTTTAGTGATATAATACGATTATCCCCCTATAGTAAGGTCAAAGACTCCAGTGAGAAAGCCAAGCATCTTAATATGAAAGATGACACTATATC TTTAATTGGACATCAGGAACTGGGTAGTCAGAGCCCTGTATTGACCCCTTATTCTCGTAGAACATGTGCACAGAAGACAAAGGCTCTCATTGCAGAGCAAATCAG CATATTAAATTCACTAGAATTGAACCAGGAAGAGGATTTTCTGTCTAGCTCAGATAGCTCTTACTGTTCAAGtagtgaggaagaggagagtgaTGTGCTCTCTAcaccagaaaagaaaactaaatcaaGCAGAACATTGAGCACCCCGAAATCTTCGAGGAAGTCTTCAGTTCACACTCCTGCTAAGACCCTGAAGAAAACT CTGTTACCAGGAACACCCAAGACACCTCGGAATGCAACTCCTGAAATTCCCAGGCGCAACCATGCAGCACAGAAACCAGCCAGTATACTAGAAGAAGCCAGACTGAG gctGCATGTTTCTGCTGTCCCAGAATCTCTGCCTTGTCGTGAGGAAGAATTCCAGGATATTTATAACTTTGTGGAAAGCAAACTTATTGATGGAACAGGAGG GTGCATGTACATTTCTGGGGTGCCTGGAACAGGTAAAACTGCAACTGTTCATGAAGTAATTCGCTGTCttcagcaagctgcagaaaatgaTGAGCTACCACCATTCCAGTTTGTAGAGATCAATGGCATGAAGCTGACTGACCCTCACCAAGCTTATGTGCAGATACTAGAG TTACTGACAGGTCAGAAGGTGACAGCAACCCATGCTGCAGTACTGTTGGCGAAACTGTTCGATACACCTGGACCAAAGAGGAAGACCACAGTGCTGATGGTAGATGAG ctTGATCTTCTGTGGACCCGGAAACAGAATGTGATGTACAATTTATTTGACTGGCCAACTCAAAAGCACTCCAAGTTAATCATCTTGGCCATTGCTAACACCATGGACTTGCCAGAGAGAATAATGATGAACAGAGTAGCTAGCAGGCTG GGCCTCACCAGAATGTCCTTTCAGCCCTACACCTACAAACAGTTACAGCAAATTATTTCATCCAGACTGAACAGCATGAAGGCATTTGAAGAGGATGCAATTCAGCTCGTTTCTAGAAAG GTCGCAGCACTGTCTGGTGATGCAAGGCGTTGCCTTGATATCTGCAGAAGGGCCACTGAGATCTGTGAGTTTGCTAGCCAAAAGAGAACCCCTGGAATGGTCAGGATGGCCCACGTAACAGAAGCCATAGATGAGATGTTTTCATCACCATACATAAATGCAATCAG GAATGCATCATTGCATGAACAAATCTTTTTGAAAGCAATTTTAGCAGAGTTTCGCAGGGCAGGAGTTGAGGACGCAACAGTTCAACAG gtctATCATCAACATGTAGCATTGTGTAGAATTGAAGGCATGCAGAGTCCTACAGTATCAGAAATTATGGCAATTTGTTCAAGACTTGGCGCCTGCAGGCTCTTGCTGGTGGAGTCCAGTAATAAGTATCTTCACATGCGGGTGCAACTAAATATCAGCCAGGACGATGTCATGTATGCACTCAAGGATGAATAA
- the PRPF38A gene encoding pre-mRNA-splicing factor 38A: MANRTVKDAHSIHGTNPQYLVEKIIRTRIYESKYWKEECFGLTAELVVDKAMELKYVGGVYGGNIKPTPFLCLTLKMLQIQPEKDIIVEFIKNEDFKYVRMLGALYMRLTGTAIDCYKYLEPLYNDYRKIKSQNRNGEFELMHVDEFIDELLHEERVCDIILPRLQKRYVLEEAEQLEPRVSALEEDMDDVESSEEEEEEDEKLERAPSPDHRRRGYRDLDKPRRSPAVRYRRSRSRSPRRRSRSPKRRSPSPRRERHRSKSPRRHRSRSRERRHRSRSKSPGHHRSHRHRSHSKSPERSKKSHKKSRRGNE, encoded by the exons ATGGCGAACCGGACGGTGAAGGACGCGCACAGCATCCACGGCACCAACCCGCAGTACCTGGTGGAGAAGATCATCCGCACCCGCATCTACGAGTCCAAGTACTGGAAGGAGGAGTGCTTCGGCCTGACGG CCGAGCTGGTGGTGGACAAGGCCATGGAGCTGAAGTACGTGGGGGGCGTCTATGGCGGGAACATTAAGCCTACGCCCTTCTTGTGCTTGACGCTGAAGATGCTGCAGATCCAGCCCGAAAAGGACATCATCGTGGAGTTCATAAAGAACGAGGACTTCAA GTATGTCCGAATGCTGGGTGCGTTGTACATGAGATTGACAGGCACTGCCATTGACTGCTACAAGTATCTGGAACCACTGTACAATGACTATcgaaaaataaaaagtcagaaCAGAAATGGGG AATTTGAACTGATGCACGTGGATGAATTTATTGATGAACTACTCCACGAGGAACGTGTATGCGATATCATTCTGCCTCGATTACAG AAACGATATGTTCTGGAAGAAGCTGAGCAGCTCGAGCCTCGTGTTAGTGCTTTGGAAGAAGATATGGATGATGTAGAATCtagtgaggaggaggaagaggaagatgaaaag CTGGAGCGAGCACCCTCTCCTGACCACCGCAGAAGAGGCTACAGAGACCTTGACAAACCTCGCAGATCTCCAGCTGTGCGATACAGACGGAGCCGAAGCAGGTCTCCAAGAAG GCGAAGCCGCTCTCCAAAGAGAAGAAG TCCATCACCACGCCGGGAGAGGCATCGCAGCAAAAGCCCAAGACGACACCGGAGCAGATCCAGGGAGAGGCGCCACAGATCAAGATCTAAATCTCCAG GGCATCATCGTAGTCACAGACACAGAAGTCATTCCAAATCACCTGAAAG atctAAGAAGAGTCACAAGAAGAGTCGGCGAGGGAATGAATAA